One Halalkalicoccus sp. NIPERK01 genomic region harbors:
- a CDS encoding ABC transporter ATP-binding protein — protein MMAPLLRVEDLHTRFFTEEGQVNAVEGVSFTVEDGEVFGIVGESGSGKSVTARSLIDLIDSPGRITEGRIWFRDAELAEAALEEATDGEYVDLRALPERERHALRGSGFSMIFQDAMSSFNPSITVGEQIAEAVEVQRRAAANPRSTRAKTRQVGLGQYLASTVVPSQRYVSTASHDRAVELLELVGIPDPTERAEEYPHQFSGGMLQRAMIAQALAGEPDVLIADEPTTALDVTIQAQILSLLDRLQDETDMSIVLITHNLGVVARMCDRVGVMYAGEIVERGTLEDVFENAVHPYTQGLLGSIPDIEGAKTRLEPIPGNVPSLLDHEMGDRCYFADRCPKAMEDCLDHPPEFDAEGSERHAVRCVLAETTYDESRALPEGYFDE, from the coding sequence CTGATGGCCCCTCTCCTCAGGGTCGAGGACCTCCACACCCGCTTTTTCACCGAGGAAGGGCAGGTCAACGCCGTCGAGGGCGTGAGCTTCACCGTCGAGGACGGCGAGGTGTTCGGCATCGTCGGCGAGAGCGGCTCGGGAAAGAGCGTCACCGCGCGCTCGCTGATCGACCTGATCGACTCGCCCGGACGCATCACGGAGGGGCGGATCTGGTTCCGTGATGCGGAACTCGCCGAGGCCGCGCTCGAGGAGGCGACCGACGGCGAGTACGTCGACCTGCGCGCGCTGCCCGAACGCGAGCGCCACGCGCTTCGGGGTAGCGGCTTCAGCATGATCTTCCAGGACGCGATGAGCAGTTTCAACCCCTCGATTACGGTCGGCGAGCAGATCGCGGAGGCCGTCGAGGTCCAGCGTCGTGCGGCGGCCAATCCCCGTTCGACCCGAGCGAAGACCCGTCAGGTGGGTCTGGGACAGTACCTCGCGAGCACGGTCGTCCCGTCCCAACGGTACGTCTCGACGGCGAGCCACGACCGGGCGGTCGAACTGCTCGAACTCGTCGGCATCCCCGACCCGACAGAGCGCGCCGAGGAGTACCCCCACCAGTTCTCGGGCGGGATGCTTCAGCGCGCGATGATCGCGCAGGCGCTGGCGGGCGAACCCGACGTGTTGATCGCCGACGAACCCACGACGGCGCTCGACGTGACCATTCAGGCGCAGATCCTCTCGTTGCTGGATCGACTGCAGGACGAAACCGACATGAGCATCGTCCTGATTACCCACAACCTGGGCGTCGTCGCGCGGATGTGCGACCGGGTCGGCGTGATGTACGCCGGCGAGATCGTCGAGCGGGGTACCCTCGAGGACGTCTTCGAGAACGCGGTCCACCCGTACACGCAGGGGCTGCTCGGCAGCATCCCCGACATCGAGGGAGCGAAAACGCGGTTGGAGCCGATCCCCGGCAACGTCCCCAGCCTGCTCGATCACGAGATGGGCGACCGGTGTTACTTCGCGGATCGCTGTCCGAAGGCGATGGAGGACTGCCTCGACCACCCGCCGGAGTTCGACGCCGAGGGGAGCGAGCGCCACGCGGTGCGGTGCGTCCTCGCGGAGACGACCTACGACGAGTCGCGGGCGCTCCCGGAGGGGTACTTCGATGAGTGA
- a CDS encoding SHOCT domain-containing protein: MGWLSKRALVISLLVLLVSSSLLAVVLGYVGLVVYSAMTTGTPVVGVLLGMAIPYLPIVAALLVLAVLSGCWFAWSLLRRVSVPRSDRLASAARRAELRVPPIGTLGLSESLSPPEPTPEERAERALAELKRQYVDGEIDEREFERRVDRLVSNASLDEAQAARERRTVLNDGERDRIRGE, from the coding sequence ATGGGTTGGCTCAGCAAGCGCGCTCTCGTGATCTCCCTGCTCGTGTTGCTCGTTTCGAGCAGCCTGCTGGCCGTCGTGCTCGGCTACGTCGGACTCGTCGTCTACTCCGCGATGACGACGGGAACGCCCGTCGTCGGGGTCCTCCTCGGAATGGCGATCCCGTACCTCCCGATCGTGGCGGCGTTGCTCGTTCTCGCCGTCCTTTCCGGATGCTGGTTCGCGTGGTCGCTGCTGCGGCGTGTCTCGGTTCCGAGGAGCGATCGGCTGGCGTCGGCCGCTCGGCGGGCCGAACTACGGGTCCCCCCGATCGGGACGCTCGGGCTCTCCGAGTCGCTCTCCCCGCCCGAGCCGACCCCCGAGGAGCGCGCCGAGCGGGCGCTCGCGGAGCTGAAACGCCAATACGTCGACGGCGAGATCGACGAGCGGGAGTTCGAGCGCCGGGTCGACCGCCTCGTCTCGAACGCCTCGCTCGACGAGGCGCAGGCCGCCCGTGAGCGCCGGACGGTGCTGAACGACGGCGAGCGCGATCGGATCCGAGGGGAGTAG
- a CDS encoding ABC transporter permease has protein sequence MISPRVKRSLRSEFERSLLAKIGLVLLMLIVLMAVFAPVLAPHNPTAQGLESGQTPPIGFTQTETTTQLVDGETERVERTIEPTWEHPLGTDQFGHDMLSRLIYGARTSLMVGLLGTGIAAGIGVPYGLAAGYFGGRTDDTLMRGADVMLAFPSLVLAIALIGLFGASVVRIPDPLVQLGLIEGMPQSFALPGTVTLVVALVNWVWFARVARGEALSIRSEEYVKAARSIGASDRTILRKHVLPNSLTPIIVLATIQVAAIILLESALSFLGFSGTTLSWGYDIAQGRGYLATAWWISTIPGIAILLSVVSVNLLGDWLRDALDPSIEGEGGV, from the coding sequence ATGATCTCCCCGCGCGTCAAGCGCAGCCTGAGATCGGAGTTCGAACGCAGCCTGCTCGCGAAGATCGGCCTCGTCCTCCTGATGCTCATCGTCCTGATGGCCGTCTTCGCGCCGGTGCTCGCGCCGCACAACCCCACGGCGCAGGGGTTGGAATCGGGACAGACGCCGCCGATCGGCTTCACGCAGACCGAGACCACGACCCAACTCGTCGACGGCGAGACCGAGCGCGTCGAGCGCACCATCGAGCCGACGTGGGAACACCCGCTCGGGACCGACCAGTTCGGCCACGACATGCTCTCGCGGCTCATCTACGGGGCGCGCACCTCGCTCATGGTCGGTCTTCTCGGCACCGGGATCGCCGCCGGGATCGGCGTTCCCTACGGGCTTGCGGCGGGCTACTTCGGCGGGCGAACCGACGACACGCTGATGCGCGGCGCGGACGTCATGCTCGCGTTCCCGTCGCTCGTGCTGGCGATCGCCCTCATCGGCCTGTTCGGCGCGAGCGTGGTCCGCATCCCCGACCCCCTGGTCCAGTTGGGGCTGATCGAGGGCATGCCGCAGTCGTTCGCCCTCCCCGGGACCGTGACCCTCGTGGTGGCGCTCGTCAACTGGGTGTGGTTCGCCCGCGTCGCCCGCGGGGAGGCCCTGTCGATCAGGAGCGAGGAGTACGTCAAGGCCGCCCGCTCGATCGGGGCCTCGGACCGGACGATCCTCCGGAAACACGTCCTCCCGAACAGCCTGACGCCGATCATCGTCCTCGCCACTATCCAGGTCGCGGCGATCATCCTCCTCGAGAGCGCGCTGTCGTTCCTCGGGTTCTCGGGGACGACCCTCTCGTGGGGCTACGACATCGCACAGGGACGGGGCTATCTGGCGACGGCGTGGTGGATCTCGACGATCCCCGGCATCGCGATCCTGCTGAGCGTGGTTTCGGTGAACCTGCTCGGGGACTGGCTCCGCGACGCGCTCGATCCGAGCATCGAGGGGGAGGGTGGTGTCTGA
- a CDS encoding ABC transporter permease, with protein sequence MALGKFVLKRLLQGVFVVWSVITLVFLLRFMTPGSAVAFVAPPGADLELREAIAEDLGLNDPIHVQYVDYIAGLLQGDMGYSYVSGTEASIRVFARLPATVELAVAATLVAVVIAIPLGVVSATRRHQPADYGATFFSLIGISTPNFWLGIMLILVVAVQLKWLPTSSRPIGLGPAIELLVFEARPEGIRIWARHMVLPAITLGTYFTALITRLTRSGMVDELGRDYVDATRAKGLPETLVRYKHVLRNTLIPIITVLGLQLGTLIGGAVITEAVFSWPGLGTLLIDAIRTRDWPIIQGSLIVIGIGFVLINTVVDMLYAYVNPRVIAE encoded by the coding sequence ATGGCACTCGGCAAGTTCGTACTCAAGCGTCTCCTCCAGGGCGTGTTCGTCGTCTGGAGCGTCATCACGCTCGTCTTCCTCCTGCGGTTCATGACGCCCGGCAGCGCGGTCGCGTTCGTCGCCCCGCCCGGGGCGGACCTGGAGCTACGCGAGGCGATCGCGGAGGACCTCGGGCTCAACGACCCGATCCACGTACAGTACGTCGACTACATCGCAGGGTTGCTCCAGGGCGACATGGGCTACTCCTACGTCTCGGGGACGGAAGCGAGCATCAGGGTGTTCGCGCGGCTCCCCGCCACCGTCGAACTCGCGGTCGCGGCGACGCTCGTCGCGGTCGTCATCGCCATCCCGCTCGGCGTCGTGAGCGCGACCCGTCGTCACCAGCCCGCCGACTACGGGGCGACCTTTTTCTCGCTGATCGGCATCAGCACGCCCAACTTCTGGCTGGGGATCATGCTGATCCTCGTCGTCGCGGTCCAACTGAAGTGGCTGCCGACGAGCAGCCGTCCCATCGGCCTCGGCCCCGCGATCGAACTGCTCGTCTTCGAGGCGCGCCCCGAGGGGATCCGGATCTGGGCCCGGCACATGGTGCTTCCGGCGATCACCCTCGGGACCTACTTCACGGCACTGATCACCCGACTGACGAGAAGCGGAATGGTCGACGAGCTCGGGAGGGACTACGTCGACGCCACCCGCGCGAAGGGGCTCCCCGAGACGCTCGTGCGGTACAAACACGTCCTCAGAAACACGCTGATCCCGATCATCACCGTTCTCGGCCTCCAGCTTGGGACGCTGATCGGCGGGGCGGTCATCACCGAGGCGGTCTTCTCGTGGCCCGGTCTGGGCACCCTGCTGATCGACGCGATCCGCACGCGCGACTGGCCCATCATCCAGGGCTCGCTGATCGTCATCGGGATCGGTTTCGTCCTCATCAACACCGTCGTCGACATGCTCTACGCCTACGTCAACCCGCGGGTGATCGCCGAATGA
- a CDS encoding ABC transporter ATP-binding protein: MSDAPLLRVDGLQKYFYEQDSLIDRLLGNEPVAVRAVDGVSFEIRRGETLGLVGESGCGKSTTGETLLQLQEPTDGTVEFDGRRVSDGVDESFRRQAQIVFQDPYSSLDPRMTIGEIVRQPLAVHGIGTKAERRERVRDLLERVGLSADQLDRYPHEFSGGQRQRIGIARALALEPEFVVLDEPTSALDVSVQAQVLNLLDDLQTEFDLTYLLISHDLSVIHHNCDRVAVMYLGEIVEVGPVDEIFEAPQHPYTEALLESVPRATVDERDREVTTLSGDVPSPRDPPSGCRFRTRCPRIIQPEGYEFEQRAWRSVMDLRERIERRDVDVEGIRERLDDPDEGAVARAIRKEHELAALSDVTADSILDEALSAVANGEFEAAETLLREEFETVCERERPALVGENRTHPAACHLHDERFE; this comes from the coding sequence ATGAGTGACGCCCCCCTCCTCAGGGTCGACGGCCTTCAGAAGTACTTCTACGAGCAGGACAGCCTGATCGACCGACTGCTCGGAAACGAGCCGGTCGCGGTCCGTGCGGTCGACGGCGTCAGCTTCGAGATCCGACGGGGCGAGACGCTCGGACTGGTCGGCGAGTCGGGCTGTGGGAAGTCCACGACCGGCGAGACGCTGCTCCAGCTACAGGAGCCGACGGACGGCACCGTCGAGTTCGACGGCCGCCGGGTGAGCGACGGCGTCGACGAGTCGTTCCGCCGGCAGGCACAGATCGTCTTTCAGGACCCCTATTCGAGCCTCGATCCGCGGATGACGATCGGCGAGATCGTCCGCCAGCCGCTCGCGGTCCACGGGATCGGGACGAAAGCGGAGCGCCGCGAGCGCGTCCGGGACCTGCTCGAACGCGTCGGACTGTCGGCCGATCAGCTCGATCGGTATCCGCACGAGTTCTCGGGCGGCCAGCGCCAGCGGATCGGCATCGCCCGCGCGCTCGCGCTCGAACCCGAGTTCGTCGTGCTCGACGAACCGACCAGCGCGCTCGACGTGAGCGTCCAGGCACAGGTGCTCAACCTGCTCGACGACCTCCAGACGGAGTTCGACCTGACCTACCTGCTCATCAGCCACGACCTCTCGGTGATCCACCACAACTGCGACCGCGTCGCGGTGATGTACCTCGGCGAGATCGTCGAGGTCGGCCCGGTCGACGAGATATTCGAGGCGCCACAGCACCCCTACACCGAAGCGCTGCTCGAGAGCGTTCCCCGGGCGACCGTCGACGAACGGGACCGGGAGGTGACGACGCTGTCCGGCGACGTCCCCTCGCCACGGGACCCACCCAGCGGCTGTCGGTTCCGGACGAGGTGTCCGAGAATCATCCAACCGGAGGGCTACGAGTTCGAACAGCGGGCGTGGCGCTCGGTGATGGACCTACGCGAGCGGATCGAGCGCCGGGACGTCGACGTCGAGGGGATCCGCGAGCGTCTCGACGACCCCGACGAGGGGGCCGTCGCACGGGCGATACGCAAGGAACACGAGCTGGCCGCGCTCTCGGACGTGACGGCCGACTCGATCCTCGACGAGGCGCTCTCCGCGGTGGCGAACGGGGAGTTCGAGGCGGCCGAGACGCTACTGCGCGAGGAGTTCGAGACGGTCTGTGAGCGCGAGCGACCGGCGCTCGTCGGCGAGAACCGCACGCATCCGGCGGCGTGTCACCTTCACGACGAGCGCTTCGAGTAG
- a CDS encoding DNA double-strand break repair nuclease NurA: MTLDPVHFEGIAALARQVGREVDDASHREFAETVWEGFLDPLEVDGRRVLEPVGEQYRKRVAIEDAALCERPFPGSYGVDSGTINPTTYKNGVVMDVAHAAMGRVPTDLDCHRSRTVIIGLHADDDALTFPEDWVIYDEGYSRRRILLLRDIDRRRYTEATVHALSLYLAESEHALANADGIDDLLVLDGPLYPKGLLSWRDRAPELAAQLEEETPRQVVASYARLVENFLDRGVPIAGFVKNPASKRITTALDERTPAPWADDAALFVRLLERREDGERVRTELTYTNWFVSRGGTDRTFAADGDALGLDLRRPAADYEVTFFAIYDPRDDVLYTVEAPYGVTKDEETREALQTQMLSEVASQRGPPEAIAKADELARISAREKESLRRMIEGELDTELSRTYDDLRWGGEEAFF, from the coding sequence ATGACCCTGGATCCGGTCCACTTCGAGGGGATCGCCGCGCTGGCCCGCCAGGTCGGCCGCGAGGTCGACGACGCCTCCCATCGGGAGTTCGCCGAGACGGTCTGGGAGGGGTTTCTCGACCCGCTCGAAGTCGACGGTCGGCGGGTGCTCGAACCCGTCGGCGAACAGTACCGAAAGCGCGTCGCGATCGAGGACGCCGCCCTCTGTGAGCGGCCCTTCCCCGGGAGCTACGGCGTCGACTCGGGGACGATCAACCCCACCACGTACAAGAACGGCGTCGTGATGGACGTCGCCCACGCCGCGATGGGGCGTGTGCCGACCGACCTCGACTGTCACCGATCCCGGACCGTGATCATCGGACTCCACGCCGACGACGACGCGCTGACGTTCCCCGAGGACTGGGTGATCTACGACGAGGGCTACAGCCGTCGGCGGATCCTCCTGCTGCGCGATATCGACCGCCGGCGCTACACCGAGGCGACCGTCCACGCGCTGTCGCTCTATCTGGCCGAGAGCGAACACGCGCTGGCAAACGCCGACGGGATCGACGACCTGCTCGTCCTCGACGGGCCGCTCTACCCCAAGGGACTGTTGAGCTGGCGCGATCGAGCGCCCGAACTCGCCGCCCAACTCGAGGAGGAGACCCCCCGGCAGGTGGTCGCGAGCTACGCCCGACTCGTCGAGAACTTCCTCGATAGAGGCGTTCCGATCGCGGGCTTCGTGAAAAACCCCGCCTCGAAGCGGATCACGACCGCTCTCGACGAGCGGACGCCCGCGCCGTGGGCCGACGACGCCGCGCTGTTTGTCCGCCTGCTCGAACGGCGCGAGGACGGCGAGCGCGTCCGGACCGAACTCACCTACACCAACTGGTTCGTCTCCAGGGGCGGTACTGACAGGACGTTCGCCGCCGACGGCGACGCGCTCGGACTGGACCTCCGTCGGCCCGCGGCGGACTACGAGGTGACCTTCTTCGCGATCTACGACCCGCGCGACGACGTGCTCTACACCGTGGAAGCGCCCTACGGGGTCACGAAAGACGAAGAGACGCGCGAGGCGCTCCAGACCCAGATGCTTTCGGAGGTCGCGAGCCAGCGTGGGCCCCCCGAGGCGATCGCGAAGGCCGACGAACTGGCCCGCATCAGCGCCCGCGAGAAGGAGTCGCTGCGCCGGATGATCGAGGGCGAACTCGATACGGAGCTTTCGAGAACGTACGACGATCTGCGGTGGGGCGGCGAGGAGGCGTTCTTCTGA
- a CDS encoding ABC transporter substrate-binding protein: MPRDTAIDRRGFLKFAGASAAVATTGLAGCVGGDDDGGDPLGGDGDGDLEITVTQGTFATTVDPQDHNDTPTYNVLDQAYEPLLYRDAEGEIVEYLASDYEQVADDQVRFQLREGVSFHSGDDLTAEDVAYSINRTVDDEVGIVSPQQDGLSGVESAEAGEEGTVDVFADGPSPAMLANFASFGRIVQQSWMEEREGETIREANGTGPYQLEEFEEDVRATFTAFDDYWDADNTGDVVEVTFEGAPESSTRVNALLAGETDLITDVPPSETPRIEDEDGMYFESIASTRVIFLVMTNDRAPFDSQEFRQAMNYAVDVEGIIDELLEGFGEPTSQPTLAGHFGHDPNVEAYPHDPEQAQQLIEQSGYAGEEITLHTPTGRYLGDEEIGRAAASQIDGLENVSCDLEIRDFGDLVSEILDGEMSTSPGFYLIGWGNPTFDANYTLVPWFMPGQASYHFQNDEVEGLIEQSEAEMDEDAREGQLQEVNALLNELAPWVFLHNQYSIYGVNESLDWTARSDEDILAKDISSA; this comes from the coding sequence ATGCCACGCGATACCGCGATAGATAGGCGGGGGTTTCTGAAGTTCGCCGGTGCGTCCGCGGCGGTCGCGACCACCGGGCTTGCGGGCTGTGTCGGGGGCGACGACGACGGCGGCGACCCGCTCGGCGGCGACGGTGACGGGGACCTCGAGATAACGGTCACGCAGGGGACCTTCGCGACCACGGTCGACCCGCAGGACCACAACGACACGCCGACGTACAACGTCCTCGATCAGGCCTACGAGCCGCTCCTGTACCGGGACGCAGAGGGCGAGATCGTCGAGTACCTCGCGAGCGACTACGAGCAGGTCGCCGACGACCAGGTCCGGTTCCAACTCCGCGAGGGCGTCTCGTTCCACAGCGGCGACGACCTGACCGCCGAGGACGTCGCCTACAGCATCAACCGGACGGTCGACGACGAGGTCGGCATCGTCAGCCCCCAGCAGGACGGCCTCTCGGGAGTCGAGAGCGCGGAGGCCGGGGAGGAGGGCACCGTCGACGTCTTCGCCGACGGACCGAGTCCCGCGATGCTCGCGAACTTCGCCTCGTTCGGGCGGATCGTCCAGCAGTCGTGGATGGAGGAACGCGAGGGCGAGACGATCCGCGAGGCCAACGGGACGGGGCCCTACCAGCTAGAGGAGTTCGAGGAGGACGTCAGAGCGACGTTCACGGCGTTCGACGACTACTGGGACGCCGACAACACCGGCGACGTCGTCGAGGTCACGTTCGAGGGCGCACCCGAGTCGAGCACGCGGGTCAACGCCCTGCTGGCCGGCGAAACCGACCTGATCACGGACGTCCCGCCGAGCGAGACGCCCAGGATCGAGGACGAGGACGGGATGTACTTCGAGTCGATCGCCAGCACACGGGTGATCTTCCTCGTGATGACCAACGACCGCGCCCCGTTCGACAGCCAGGAGTTCCGCCAGGCGATGAACTACGCGGTCGACGTCGAGGGGATCATCGACGAACTGCTCGAGGGGTTCGGCGAACCGACGAGTCAGCCCACGCTCGCGGGTCACTTCGGGCACGACCCTAACGTCGAAGCGTACCCGCACGACCCCGAGCAGGCCCAACAGCTGATCGAGCAGAGCGGCTACGCCGGCGAGGAGATCACCCTCCACACCCCGACGGGTCGATACCTCGGCGACGAGGAGATCGGCCGCGCCGCCGCGAGCCAGATCGACGGCCTCGAAAACGTCTCGTGTGACCTCGAGATCCGGGATTTCGGTGATCTGGTCAGCGAGATCCTCGACGGCGAGATGTCGACCTCGCCGGGCTTTTACCTGATCGGCTGGGGCAATCCCACCTTCGACGCCAACTACACGCTCGTGCCGTGGTTCATGCCCGGTCAGGCGAGCTATCACTTCCAGAACGACGAGGTCGAGGGGCTGATCGAGCAGAGCGAGGCCGAGATGGACGAGGACGCCCGCGAGGGGCAGCTCCAGGAGGTCAACGCCCTGCTCAACGAACTCGCGCCGTGGGTGTTCCTCCACAACCAGTACAGCATCTACGGCGTCAACGAGTCCCTCGACTGGACGGCCCGGAGCGACGAGGACATCCTCGCGAAGGACATCTCGAGCGCCTGA
- a CDS encoding universal stress protein: MAYTVLVPIDGSPQAQNALEYAIREFPDATFVALTVLNPAELSAGGTEMGMASYADRWLEAEEERAEERFKQARALAKEHGATLEGETVLGRPARAIVDYAEDHDVDQVVMGSHGRDGVSRILLGSVAETVVRRSPCPVTVVR; the protein is encoded by the coding sequence ATGGCCTACACCGTCCTCGTCCCGATCGACGGCTCGCCGCAGGCACAGAACGCGCTCGAATACGCGATCCGGGAGTTCCCCGACGCGACGTTCGTCGCGCTCACCGTCCTCAACCCCGCGGAGTTGAGCGCCGGCGGGACCGAGATGGGGATGGCCTCCTACGCCGACCGCTGGTTAGAGGCCGAAGAGGAGCGCGCCGAGGAGCGCTTCAAGCAGGCGCGCGCGCTGGCGAAGGAACACGGCGCTACCCTCGAAGGGGAGACCGTCCTCGGGCGACCCGCCCGTGCGATCGTCGACTACGCGGAGGACCACGACGTCGATCAGGTGGTCATGGGGAGCCACGGGCGCGACGGCGTCTCGCGCATCCTGCTCGGGAGCGTCGCCGAGACCGTCGTCCGCCGCTCGCCCTGTCCCGTGACCGTCGTTCGATGA
- a CDS encoding ATP-binding protein produces MSDLGDFTPSLSTDDTDADRFEESTITPAGTDTGIGTIPASQGLKIAEDGDDTEIRASITAGNRSDVRLGKYLLLSYPDDERLFCRITGLEYVQEFRTDDASEIHVRRAMRNGEVEERDYKFLATLEPIAVLYDDGDGLKRRMADRVPKPETVVREATDTEEIKTGLKMPDDGVFLGHLAVGGEKVRTAAEPPTIDYRLKDDYEAGDPLVFRHTLIAGGTGSGKTHAAKNVLRQYLGSERAYELDDGRTVSPAVVQFDPQDEYAQMHDDNPTIGSEDERAFEREEIAYGGHDETKAFVPKVGTSTYSTDDHRAEQVEFTVPFSMVRTNKWLVAGGDLNDNQYNALTYLLDRFFKQHGGSGTYREFKSFLDDPALREELDESGRVHEATFDAVKRRAYGFDSVFDQSAPPITDLVHEFVRPGGLSVVPTYHINDSRATEVVVLALASLLVDQKLSNDPEFDRIKETPMVLGMDEAHNFLTGAESAQARKVIGKFAEAAKQGRKERLGLFLITQDPQDIADAVFKQVNTKVVLNLGDEDAISAVNIPTNLAGKVPYMEKGQMVVYSPDNSEPVELIGLSKCLTKHD; encoded by the coding sequence ATGTCCGATCTCGGTGATTTCACGCCCTCCCTCTCCACGGACGACACGGACGCCGACCGCTTCGAAGAGAGCACGATCACCCCCGCGGGAACCGACACGGGGATCGGGACGATTCCCGCCTCCCAGGGACTGAAGATCGCCGAGGACGGCGACGACACGGAGATCCGGGCCTCGATCACCGCCGGCAACCGCTCGGACGTCCGATTGGGGAAGTACCTGCTGCTGTCGTACCCCGACGACGAGAGGCTGTTCTGTCGGATCACGGGGTTGGAGTACGTCCAGGAGTTCCGCACCGACGACGCGAGCGAGATCCACGTCCGCCGCGCGATGCGAAACGGCGAGGTCGAGGAGCGCGATTACAAGTTCCTCGCGACGCTCGAACCGATCGCGGTGCTCTACGACGACGGCGACGGGTTGAAGCGCCGGATGGCCGACCGCGTCCCGAAACCCGAGACCGTCGTTCGGGAGGCGACCGACACCGAGGAGATCAAGACGGGGTTGAAGATGCCCGACGACGGGGTCTTCCTGGGCCACCTCGCGGTCGGCGGCGAGAAGGTGCGGACCGCGGCCGAACCCCCCACGATCGACTACCGCCTGAAGGACGACTACGAGGCGGGCGATCCGCTCGTCTTCCGCCACACCCTGATCGCGGGCGGCACCGGGTCGGGAAAGACACACGCCGCGAAGAACGTCCTCAGACAGTACCTCGGTTCCGAGCGGGCCTACGAACTCGACGACGGCCGGACCGTCTCGCCCGCGGTCGTCCAGTTCGACCCGCAGGACGAGTACGCCCAGATGCACGACGACAACCCTACTATCGGGAGCGAGGACGAGCGCGCGTTCGAACGCGAGGAGATCGCCTACGGCGGCCACGACGAGACAAAGGCGTTCGTCCCGAAGGTCGGCACCTCGACGTACAGCACCGACGACCACCGCGCCGAACAGGTCGAGTTCACCGTCCCGTTCTCGATGGTGCGGACGAACAAGTGGCTCGTCGCCGGCGGCGACCTGAACGACAACCAGTACAACGCGCTGACCTACCTGCTCGACCGGTTTTTCAAACAGCACGGCGGTTCGGGGACCTATCGGGAGTTCAAGTCGTTCCTCGACGACCCCGCGCTGCGCGAGGAACTCGACGAGAGCGGGCGCGTCCACGAGGCGACGTTCGACGCGGTCAAACGCCGGGCCTACGGGTTCGACAGCGTCTTCGACCAAAGCGCCCCGCCGATCACCGACCTCGTCCACGAGTTCGTCCGGCCGGGCGGCCTCTCCGTGGTACCGACCTACCACATCAACGACTCACGGGCGACGGAGGTCGTCGTCCTCGCGCTCGCGAGCCTGCTGGTCGACCAGAAACTCTCGAACGACCCCGAGTTCGACCGGATCAAGGAGACCCCGATGGTATTGGGGATGGACGAGGCGCACAACTTCCTCACCGGCGCGGAGAGCGCACAGGCGAGGAAGGTGATCGGGAAGTTCGCCGAGGCCGCGAAACAGGGCCGCAAGGAGCGACTCGGCCTCTTTCTCATCACGCAGGACCCACAGGACATCGCCGACGCCGTCTTCAAGCAGGTGAACACGAAGGTCGTGCTCAACCTCGGCGACGAGGACGCCATCTCGGCGGTGAACATCCCCACGAACCTCGCGGGGAAGGTGCCGTACATGGAGAAGGGACAGATGGTCGTCTACTCGCCCGACAACTCCGAACCCGTCGAGTTGATCGGCCTCTCGAAGTGCCTGACGAAACACGATTAG